DNA sequence from the Hoylesella buccalis ATCC 35310 genome:
AACACGCGTTTGTTGGGACAACCAAAAGGCTGCCAACTTCGAGGTCTTCCGCCTGAGATCATAACCTACCAGGGGTATTCACTGGTCTGACAGACAGTGAATACCCCTTGCTATTTGCTGACCCTTTTTCAAAAACTGACAACAAACCAACACGCACTCCCTTTCTATTCTGATAAATTTTTCTATCTTTGCAAAAGATAGGCTGTGCCTAACAAAGTGAGTAAAAATCAAGATACAGCATTCATGAACGAGCAAAGAGAAACGGAAGTGCCACAACAGGAAAGCGAAAGCTTGGTACTGCGTACAGAAGGACTGGTAAAACGATATGGCAAACGTACGGTTGCCAACAAGGTGAGCTACAATGTGCGCCAAGGAGAGATTGTAGGTTTGTTGGGACCCAATGGTGCGGGAAAGACTACGTCGTTCTACATGACGACGGGCTTGGTGATTCCCAACGAGGGACACGTGTACCTCAACGAGGAGGAGATTACCGAATATCCCGTCTACAAGCGCGCACAGGCGGGCATCGGGTACCTGCCACAGGAGGCCAGCGTGTTCAGGAAAATGAGCGTGGAGGACAATATTCTATCGGTTCTGGAGATGACCAAACTGTCCCGCCAGGAACAGTTGGACAAGTTGGAGAGCCTAATTAACGAGTTCAGACTGAACAAAGTGCGCAAGAACAAGGGCGACCAACTGTCGGGAGGTGAGCGTCGACGCACGGAGATTGCCCGCTGCCTGGCCATTGACCCGAAGTTCATCATGCTCGACGAGCCATTTGCCGGCGTCGACCCTATTGCTGTAGAAGACATCCAGCACATTGTATGGCGACTGAAATACCGCAACATCGGCATTCTCATCACCGACCACAACGTACAGGAAACGCTGACCATCACCGACCGCGCCTATCTTTTGTTCGAGGGAAAAATCCTATTCCACGGCACACCAGAGGAACTGGCCGCCAACAAGATTGTACGAGAAAAATACTTAGGTAGCAACTTCATACTTCGCAAAAAAGATTTCCAACTCATTGACGAGGAACGAAGAGCAAGAGAAGAATAAGGTTGTTGTTTATCTAAGGTACCACACGCCACCACTCTCCACCATCGGAACCACAATTTCTTCACTGGTGCTGTCACCGAAGCTAAGCACCAGGAAAACGTTGGCAGCATGTTTCTGCATGTCGGTTTTGGCATCTACGATACGAATGTCCTTGATGCCGCGATGCTCTTCGTTCTGCTGGTTCACATACATCTTGGTATTGGCGATGAGCTGTTCGCGATAAGTGTCAGGAATGCTGTCGGGACGGTAGTGTCCGTCCACGAATGAGGCAATATTGCCTTGAAGCAAATATCCGTAGTATTCCTTGGCTGCGCGTGCGGCCACCTCACCTTGGTCTACACCTTTGGAAGTGCAGGCAGCGACAGCTATGAGTAAGGCTATGTAGAGTAGTTTACGCATCATCATTGGGGTTCGTTCTCTGTACTATTGATACCGACAAAGGTACTAAAATTATTTGAAAGCGCAGAAGAGAGCATAAGATGCACCAAAAAGTTTATCTACGCCGTTTCCTCTTAACTGGAGCGAAGTATGATTTATATGCTTCAGCGATATCCACAGAACTGACCACTTGAGGTTTCTTGCCCGGCTTATAAAGAATCATACTACCAAACGCTATCGTATCAGCTTGGATTATCTCACCATTAGGAAACAGGATGTCAATATAGGTGGCTGGTACGAGAATGGCTTTTTGTCCGTGCCTTTTCATAAATTCCTCTGCCTGGAAAAGATAATAGTTCACGTCATCGGCCGCAGTATAAAAATCATCTTCATTGCTTGCCTCTTTCTTCATCTTTTCTATGCGTACATCTGAAATAATAGGTTCTAACACACACGCTCGTTGAGGTACCTTAAAAACTTTCTTCACTATAGCCTTATGCTGCGCAAAGGCCGCTGACACCCCCAACAAGAGCATCGCCTGTACACACAGAAAGATTATTTTCTTTAACATCCTCATTAACTCCCGATAAAAAAACATTTGTCCATTAACTCCTGCTAACTCCAATTTACTCCCAATCACTCCCGTCAAAAAAATTACTTCTGCCGAATGAACACATGGATGGGGCAGCCTGTCAACGTCCAGTTCTCGCGTATCTTGTTCTCCAGAAAACGGCGATAATTCTCCTTCACATACTGAGGCAGATTGGCATAGAACACAAACGAAGGTATCTGCGTGTTGGGCAACTGCGTGCAATATTTTATCTTGATGTATTTTCCCTTGATGGATGGTGGCGGTGTTTCCTCGATGATGGGAAGCATCACCTCGTTAAGCTTAGAGGTTCCGATGCGCAACTTACGGTTGAGGTACACCTGCTTGGCCGTTTCCAGTACCTTGAAGATGCGCTGCTTGGTGAGGGCAGAAGCGAAGATGATGGGGAAGTCTGCGAATGGGGCCATGCGCTCACGGATGGCGTTCTCGAAGGTCTTGATGACCTTGTGATCCTTGTCCTCCACCAAGTCCCATTTGTTAACCACCACTACCAACGACTTATGGTTCTTCTGAATGAGTTGGAAGATGTTCATATCCTGCGACTCGATGCCTCGTGTGGCATCAATCATGAGGATGCACACGTCACTATTCTCAATGCTACGGATGCTGCGCATCACCGAATAAAACTCAAGATCTTCTGAAACTTTATTCTTTCGACGGATGCCGGCTGTATCGACCAGGTAGAAGTCAAATCCAAACTTATCAAACCGCGTATAGATGCTGTCACGCGTGGTGCCTGCTATTTCGGTCACGATGTGGCGATCCTCTCCGATGAAGGCGTTGATGAGACTGCTCTTGCCAGCATTGGGTCGGCCCACGACGGCAAAACGGGGAATGTCTTCTTCCAGCGCTTCCTTGTCATCAGCCGGCAGCTTTTCCAACACCAAATCCAGCAAATCACCCGTACCGCCACCTGTGGCTGCACTGATGCACTGTGGCTCGCCCAAGCCCAACCGATAAAACTCGGCCGCTGTATAATACTCGGCACTGTTGTCTACCTTGTTGCCCACCAGGATGACGGGCAACTGGGTTCGACGTAAAATCTGCGCCACATCGGCATCCCAGTCAGTCAATCCGTTTTTCACATCCACCATGAAGAGCACCAAGTCGGCCTCTTCGGTAGCCACGATAACCTGCCTGCGGATGGCATCTTCAAAGACATCATCCGAGTTGACCACCCAGCCTCCGGTATCCACCACGGAGAATTCACGTCCGTTCCAACTACATTTTCCATACTGGCGGTCGCGGGTGGTGCCGGCAGTATCACTTACAATCGCCTTGCGCGACTGTGTTAAACGGTTAAATAATGTGGACTTACCTACATTGGGACGTCCAACGATTGCTACTAATTTTGCCATATTGAAAAAAAAGCCTCCCCCAACCTTTTTAGATATACTTATTCATTCTTATTCATCACAGCTCCTTCATATAAAAAAGTTCGTTTGCTGTCAAAAACAATCATGTTCTTCTGTTTCAACAACATTTCCCTTGAAGGAAAGAGCCTTTTTATCCATACTTCTATCACCCCCCCATCCAGCCTTTCTCCTCGATAGCCTGCTCCCCTCCTTCGGAGGGGCTGGGGGAGGCTTCCCCTCCTCCCTCACTCCGGATTATACCCGAAGCTACTAAGTTCTTTCTGCGAGCTGCGCCAGTCTTTGTCTACCTTGACAAAGGTTTCGAGGTACACCTTCTTGTCAAAAAACTTCTCCAAGGTCTTGCGCGCCTCGGTGCTAACCTTCTTCAGCGCCACGCCCTGATGCCCGATGATGATGCCTTTCTGCGATTCGCGCTCCACATAGATCACCGCGTTGATGTGAATTTGCTTGGCTGACTCCTTGAATTGCTCTACCCTCACCTCCACCGAATAAGGTATCTCCTTGTCATAATACAGTAAAATCTTTTCGCGGATGATCTCACTGACAAAGAATTTGGCGGGCTTGTCCGTCAGTTGGTCCTTGTCGAAATAAGGAGGACTGTCGGGAAGGAGTTCCTGAATGCGTTTGAGCAGCATGTCCACGCCAAACTTATTGGCTGCGGAGATGGGAAGAATCTCGGCATTGGGCAGCAGCGAATGCCACTTCTCCACCAGCTGGCCAACGGTCTTTTGGTTGCTCGCATCAATCTTGTTGATGACCAAGATAACCGGAATGGTCATCGTCCTCACCTTCTCAAGAAAGTCGGCATTCTTCTCCGGGTCTTCCACCACATCAGTTACATACAACAGGATGTCAGCGTCGGCCAGGGCCGATTCAGAGAAAGCCAGCATGTACTCCTGCATCTTGTAATTGGGTTTCAACACGCCGGGAGTGTCGGAGAACACAATCTGCATGTCGTCGGTATTCACGATTCCCATAATTCGATGCCGGGTGGTCTGGGCCTTGAACGTCGCAATGGAGATGCGCTCGCCCACCAACTGGTTCATCAGCGTAGACTTGCCCACGTTTGGATTGCCCACAATGTTTACAAAACCTGCCTTGTGCATAAGCTGCTACTGGTTTGAGAAGAAGAAAGCGCATTCTTTACGTGGAAAGGATGCGCTTTCTTATTCTGGAATTTCACAATTTGTTATTTCCTCGTCACGGCGTCAGCGCCATCGTAAGCCCATTTGAAGAATGAAGCCCCGTGTACGAATCCGGCTCCGAAAGCGGTGAAGATGATGTTGTCACCCTTCTTCAGTTTGCTTTCATAGTCCCAAAGAGCCAACGGAATGGTTGCGGCACTGGTATTGCCATAGTGCTGAATGTTGATAGCCACCTTGTCCATCGGGAGCTCAGCGCGTTTGGCCACGGCCTCTATGATGCGCAAGTTGGCCTCGTGAGGTACCACCCAATCCACATCAGCTGCCGAAAGGTTA
Encoded proteins:
- the lptB gene encoding LPS export ABC transporter ATP-binding protein, whose translation is MNEQRETEVPQQESESLVLRTEGLVKRYGKRTVANKVSYNVRQGEIVGLLGPNGAGKTTSFYMTTGLVIPNEGHVYLNEEEITEYPVYKRAQAGIGYLPQEASVFRKMSVEDNILSVLEMTKLSRQEQLDKLESLINEFRLNKVRKNKGDQLSGGERRRTEIARCLAIDPKFIMLDEPFAGVDPIAVEDIQHIVWRLKYRNIGILITDHNVQETLTITDRAYLLFEGKILFHGTPEELAANKIVREKYLGSNFILRKKDFQLIDEERRAREE
- the der gene encoding ribosome biogenesis GTPase Der; translated protein: MAKLVAIVGRPNVGKSTLFNRLTQSRKAIVSDTAGTTRDRQYGKCSWNGREFSVVDTGGWVVNSDDVFEDAIRRQVIVATEEADLVLFMVDVKNGLTDWDADVAQILRRTQLPVILVGNKVDNSAEYYTAAEFYRLGLGEPQCISAATGGGTGDLLDLVLEKLPADDKEALEEDIPRFAVVGRPNAGKSSLINAFIGEDRHIVTEIAGTTRDSIYTRFDKFGFDFYLVDTAGIRRKNKVSEDLEFYSVMRSIRSIENSDVCILMIDATRGIESQDMNIFQLIQKNHKSLVVVVNKWDLVEDKDHKVIKTFENAIRERMAPFADFPIIFASALTKQRIFKVLETAKQVYLNRKLRIGTSKLNEVMLPIIEETPPPSIKGKYIKIKYCTQLPNTQIPSFVFYANLPQYVKENYRRFLENKIRENWTLTGCPIHVFIRQK
- the era gene encoding GTPase Era; translated protein: MHKAGFVNIVGNPNVGKSTLMNQLVGERISIATFKAQTTRHRIMGIVNTDDMQIVFSDTPGVLKPNYKMQEYMLAFSESALADADILLYVTDVVEDPEKNADFLEKVRTMTIPVILVINKIDASNQKTVGQLVEKWHSLLPNAEILPISAANKFGVDMLLKRIQELLPDSPPYFDKDQLTDKPAKFFVSEIIREKILLYYDKEIPYSVEVRVEQFKESAKQIHINAVIYVERESQKGIIIGHQGVALKKVSTEARKTLEKFFDKKVYLETFVKVDKDWRSSQKELSSFGYNPE